In a single window of the Bacteroidales bacterium genome:
- a CDS encoding cell division protein ZapA, whose amino-acid sequence MDDKLSIRINIGDKYYPMRINRDEEELIRKAAKIINDKLTQYRTKYAEREMVDLLAMTALQYTKNYLVNETENNLSHVNDEIRQINVELEDYINQNK is encoded by the coding sequence ATGGATGATAAACTTTCTATAAGAATAAATATCGGAGATAAATATTATCCTATGCGAATTAACAGAGATGAAGAAGAGCTTATCAGAAAGGCAGCAAAGATAATTAATGATAAATTAACACAGTACAGAACAAAATATGCTGAACGTGAGATGGTGGATTTATTAGCGATGACAGCATTACAATACACTAAGAATTACTTAGTTAATGAAACTGAGAATAATTTATCACACGTAAATGATGAGATAAGACAGATTAATGTTGAATTAGAAGATTATATTAATCAAAATAAATAA
- a CDS encoding DegT/DnrJ/EryC1/StrS family aminotransferase: MDNIQMVDLKSQYQNIKTEIDTAIYKVIDSGAFINGPAVKEFAKNLEEYLRVKHVIPCANGTDALQIALMALGLKPRDEVITTDFTFIATVEVVALLGLKLKFVDVDKDTFNLIPEEVEKAITSKTKAIVPVHMFGQATDMEIIMQVAKKHNLHIIEDTAQAIGGEYTFVNGETKKLGTIGTIGCTSFFPSKNLGGFGDGGAIFTNDDELAVKLKQITNHGSKVKYYHDEIGVNSRLDSIQAAILNVKLKYLDNYISARQKAADFYDSTFKNHPKIKIPARDKNSTHVFHQYTIQLNGIDRNGLKEFLNKKDIPAMIYYPYPLHLQKAYKYLGYKKNDFPVTEELSNKVLSLPMHTELTEEQLKYITETVLEYADR, from the coding sequence ATGGATAATATTCAAATGGTTGACTTAAAAAGTCAATATCAAAATATAAAAACTGAAATAGATACAGCAATTTATAAAGTTATTGACAGCGGAGCATTTATAAACGGACCTGCCGTTAAAGAATTTGCAAAAAACTTAGAAGAATATTTAAGAGTAAAACATGTTATTCCGTGTGCTAACGGAACAGATGCATTGCAAATTGCATTAATGGCACTGGGTTTAAAGCCGAGAGACGAAGTAATAACTACTGATTTTACGTTTATTGCAACAGTTGAAGTTGTTGCACTTCTCGGTTTAAAATTAAAATTTGTTGATGTCGATAAAGATACATTTAATCTTATTCCCGAAGAAGTTGAAAAAGCAATAACTTCTAAAACAAAAGCAATAGTTCCTGTTCACATGTTCGGGCAAGCTACTGATATGGAGATAATTATGCAAGTTGCAAAAAAGCATAATTTACATATTATTGAAGATACGGCACAAGCAATAGGCGGGGAATATACTTTTGTTAACGGAGAAACAAAGAAGTTAGGAACAATCGGCACAATAGGATGCACATCTTTTTTTCCGTCAAAAAATCTCGGTGGTTTCGGCGACGGAGGTGCCATTTTTACAAATGATGATGAACTGGCAGTTAAATTAAAACAAATTACAAATCACGGTTCAAAAGTAAAATATTATCATGACGAAATAGGTGTAAATTCAAGACTTGATTCTATACAAGCAGCAATTTTGAATGTAAAACTTAAATATTTAGATAATTACATTTCAGCAAGGCAAAAAGCTGCCGATTTTTATGATAGTACATTCAAAAATCATCCGAAAATAAAAATACCTGCAAGAGATAAAAACTCAACACACGTATTCCATCAATATACCATACAACTTAACGGAATTGACAGAAACGGTTTAAAAGAATTTCTTAATAAAAAAGATATTCCTGCAATGATATATTATCCTTATCCTTTACATCTCCAAAAAGCCTATAAATATTTGGGATATAAAAAGAATGATTTTCCGGTAACGGAAGAACTAAGCAATAAGGTATTATCTTTGCCTATGCATACCGAATTAACGGAAGAACAATTGAAATACATAACAGAAACTGTTTTAGAATATGCTGACAGATAA
- a CDS encoding N-acetyltransferase: protein MLTDKKYFAHETAVIDKNCEIGEGTKIWHFSHIMSNCKIGKKCNIGQNVVVSPDVILGKNVKIQNNVSIYTGVICEDDVFLGPSMVFTNVTNPRSAVIRKGEYEETIVRKGASIGANATIVCGHNIGKFAFIGAGAVVTKEVKDYALVVGNPAKQIGWMSEYGHRLNFNDDGIAVCPESNERYKLTEQIVEKL from the coding sequence ATGCTGACAGATAAAAAATATTTTGCTCACGAAACTGCAGTAATTGATAAAAACTGCGAAATAGGAGAAGGAACAAAAATTTGGCATTTTTCTCATATAATGTCAAATTGTAAAATCGGAAAAAAATGCAATATCGGACAAAATGTTGTCGTCTCTCCCGATGTTATTCTCGGGAAAAACGTAAAAATTCAAAATAATGTTTCAATTTATACCGGTGTTATTTGTGAAGATGATGTTTTTCTGGGTCCTTCAATGGTTTTCACAAATGTTACAAACCCCAGAAGTGCTGTTATAAGAAAAGGCGAATATGAAGAAACAATTGTCAGGAAAGGAGCATCAATAGGTGCAAATGCAACAATTGTTTGCGGACATAATATAGGAAAATTTGCTTTTATAGGAGCAGGTGCGGTTGTTACAAAAGAAGTTAAAGATTATGCACTTGTTGTCGGAAATCCTGCAAAACAAATCGGTTGGATGAGTGAGTACGGGCATCGTCTTAATTTTAATGATGACGGAATAGCTGTTTGCCCGGAGAGTAATGAAAGATATAAACTAACAGAACAAATTGTAGAAAAACTTTAA
- a CDS encoding Gfo/Idh/MocA family oxidoreductase — translation MKNFALIGAAGYIAVRHMQAIKETGNNLIAALDKFDSVGIIDSYFPEADFFTEFERFDRHIDKLRHNENKSIDYVSICTPNYLHDSHIRFALKQHADAICEKPMVLNPWNVDALGEVEKETGQKINNILQLRLHPNIIKLKEEVEKSPKDKIYDIDLTYLTSRGRWYFISWKGENQKSGGVATNIGVHFFDMLTWIFGDVKENIVHISEDEKAAGFLKLKKANVRWFLSVDYQNIPDEIKAKGQRIFRSITVDGEEIEFSGGFTDLHTLSYQEILKGNGFGLDAIKQTIQTVYNIRNAKPTGLKGDYHPLLKK, via the coding sequence ATGAAAAACTTCGCCCTAATAGGAGCAGCCGGATACATTGCAGTACGTCATATGCAAGCAATCAAAGAAACAGGAAATAACTTAATTGCAGCACTTGATAAATTTGACAGCGTCGGCATTATTGACAGTTATTTTCCGGAAGCAGATTTTTTTACCGAATTCGAACGTTTTGACCGCCATATTGATAAACTTCGACATAACGAAAATAAAAGTATTGATTATGTAAGTATTTGTACGCCAAATTATTTGCATGATTCTCATATTCGTTTTGCCTTAAAACAACATGCCGATGCAATTTGTGAAAAACCTATGGTTCTTAATCCGTGGAATGTTGATGCCTTGGGAGAAGTTGAAAAAGAAACCGGACAAAAAATTAATAATATACTGCAACTAAGATTACATCCGAACATCATTAAATTGAAAGAGGAAGTTGAAAAATCTCCGAAAGATAAAATTTATGATATTGATTTAACATATTTAACTTCCAGAGGTCGTTGGTATTTTATAAGTTGGAAAGGCGAAAATCAAAAATCAGGCGGTGTTGCAACTAACATAGGTGTTCATTTTTTTGATATGCTCACTTGGATTTTCGGAGATGTTAAAGAAAATATTGTTCATATTTCGGAAGATGAAAAAGCAGCAGGTTTTTTAAAACTTAAAAAAGCAAATGTAAGGTGGTTTCTTAGTGTTGATTATCAGAATATTCCTGATGAAATTAAAGCAAAAGGACAAAGGATATTTCGTTCAATCACGGTTGACGGAGAAGAAATTGAATTCAGCGGAGGATTTACTGATTTGCATACATTAAGCTATCAAGAAATATTAAAAGGAAACGGTTTCGGTTTAGATGCCATAAAACAGACAATCCAAACAGTTTATAATATCCGAAATGCAAAACCGACAGGTTTAAAAGGAGATTATCATCCGTTATTAAAAAAATAA
- a CDS encoding nucleotide sugar dehydrogenase: MYNKVIRQKAVISVIGLGYVGLPIALEFAKRIKVIGFDISDERIELMKNNIDPSNELAVEDFKGTDINFTSNPDDLKVADFHIVAVPTPINEHNQPDLRPLLSACKTVGKNIKKGDYVIFESTVYPGCTEEDCVPVIEKHSGLKYCEDFKVGYSPERINPGDKVNTLTKITKVVSGCDEESLDNIAKIYDIILENGTHRASSIKVAEAAKIIENTQRDVNIALMNELSIIFNKLNINTYEVLEAAGTKWNFLKFSPGLVGGHCIGVDPYYLVHKAKELGYHPHIINSGRFVNDSMGGYIAKQTVKMIAAQDKHILNAKVLVMGFTFKENVSDIRNTKVANVVKELESYKVVVDTVDPYASKEEVKEEYGIELKEKCEEGYDAIIVAVNHKEYINLDENFFKERLTENGILFDIKGIFRNKISELIYMSL; this comes from the coding sequence ATGTATAATAAAGTAATCAGACAAAAAGCAGTAATTTCAGTTATCGGACTCGGCTATGTAGGCTTACCGATAGCTCTTGAGTTTGCAAAAAGAATAAAAGTTATAGGATTTGATATAAGTGATGAAAGAATTGAATTGATGAAAAACAATATTGATCCCAGTAATGAATTAGCTGTTGAAGATTTTAAAGGAACTGATATTAATTTCACTTCAAACCCCGATGACTTAAAAGTTGCTGATTTTCATATAGTTGCCGTCCCTACTCCGATAAATGAGCATAACCAACCTGATTTAAGACCTCTTCTCAGTGCATGTAAAACTGTAGGAAAAAATATTAAAAAAGGAGATTATGTGATATTTGAATCAACTGTATATCCGGGTTGTACGGAAGAAGATTGTGTTCCGGTTATAGAAAAACACTCCGGTTTAAAATATTGCGAAGATTTTAAAGTAGGTTATTCTCCCGAAAGAATAAATCCGGGAGATAAAGTTAATACTCTCACAAAAATAACAAAAGTTGTATCAGGTTGTGATGAAGAATCTCTTGATAATATCGCAAAAATATATGATATAATTCTTGAAAACGGTACACACAGAGCAAGTTCAATTAAAGTTGCGGAAGCAGCAAAAATTATTGAAAATACACAACGAGATGTTAATATTGCATTGATGAATGAACTTTCAATTATTTTTAATAAGCTGAATATCAATACTTACGAGGTGCTTGAAGCAGCAGGCACAAAATGGAACTTCTTAAAATTCTCGCCCGGTTTAGTCGGAGGTCATTGCATAGGTGTTGATCCTTATTATTTAGTTCATAAAGCAAAAGAGTTAGGTTATCATCCTCATATAATAAATTCAGGTCGTTTTGTAAATGACTCAATGGGAGGTTATATTGCAAAGCAAACCGTTAAAATGATTGCCGCACAAGATAAACATATTCTTAATGCAAAAGTTTTGGTAATGGGTTTTACATTTAAGGAAAATGTAAGCGATATCAGAAATACAAAAGTTGCAAATGTCGTAAAAGAGTTAGAATCTTATAAAGTTGTTGTTGATACTGTAGATCCCTATGCATCAAAAGAAGAAGTAAAAGAAGAATACGGAATTGAGTTAAAAGAAAAATGTGAAGAAGGTTATGATGCAATTATAGTTGCCGTTAACCATAAAGAATATATTAACTTAGATGAAAATTTCTTTAAAGAAAGGCTTACCGAAAACGGTATTTTATTTGACATTAAAGGAATTTTTAGAAATAAAATTTCAGAATTAATTTATATGAGTTTGTAG
- the rny gene encoding ribonuclease Y, which yields MDEIMIIISVLTLIVGFVLGYFVKIKTMHKKADEIIKEAEVESEVIKKEKILQAKEKFLQLKEKHENTINERNSKIQVEENKLKQRENSLNLRRDELKGKTKEIEVTKQENNAIRENLTKQLQVVEHKTEELEKVHKQHIEKLENIAGISAVDAKSELIISLKAEAKTEAMSHINDIIEEAKITANKEAKKIIIKTIQRIGTESAIENAVTVFHIESDDMKGRIIGREGRNIRALEAATGIEIIVDDTPESIVLSSFDPIRREVARLALHQLVTDGRIHPARIEEVVQRTKEQLEEEIMETGKKTAIDLGIHGLHREILRLVGKMKYRSSYGQNLLQHSRETAKLCAVMATELGLNAKTAKRAGLLHDIGKVPDEEIEIPHAIYGMKLAERYKEKPEVCNAIGAHHDEVEMASLISPIVQVCDAISGARPGARREVAESYIKRIKKLETIAAEEEGVVKTYAIQAGRELRVIVGSDKVADKDIDKISFNIAKRIEEEMTYPGQVKITVIREIRAVHFAK from the coding sequence ATGGATGAGATAATGATAATAATTAGCGTGCTGACTTTGATAGTCGGTTTTGTTTTGGGATATTTTGTCAAAATTAAAACAATGCACAAAAAAGCCGATGAAATTATTAAAGAAGCAGAAGTTGAATCGGAAGTAATCAAAAAAGAAAAAATATTACAAGCAAAAGAAAAGTTTTTACAACTTAAAGAAAAACATGAAAATACTATTAATGAAAGAAATTCTAAAATTCAGGTTGAAGAAAATAAATTAAAACAAAGAGAAAATAGTTTAAACCTTCGGCGTGACGAGTTAAAAGGCAAAACAAAAGAAATTGAAGTAACTAAACAAGAGAACAATGCTATTCGTGAAAATTTAACAAAACAACTTCAAGTTGTCGAACATAAAACCGAAGAATTAGAAAAAGTACATAAACAACACATAGAAAAACTTGAAAATATTGCAGGAATTTCTGCTGTTGATGCTAAGTCAGAGTTAATAATATCACTAAAGGCAGAAGCAAAAACCGAAGCAATGTCTCACATTAATGATATTATTGAAGAAGCTAAAATTACAGCAAATAAAGAAGCGAAAAAGATAATAATAAAAACAATACAACGTATAGGAACTGAAAGTGCAATAGAAAATGCCGTAACTGTTTTTCATATTGAAAGTGATGATATGAAAGGGCGAATAATTGGTAGAGAAGGAAGAAATATCAGAGCATTGGAAGCAGCAACCGGAATTGAAATTATTGTTGACGATACACCTGAATCAATTGTATTATCAAGTTTTGACCCCATAAGAAGAGAGGTTGCAAGACTAGCATTGCATCAGTTGGTTACAGACGGAAGAATACATCCTGCCAGAATTGAAGAAGTTGTTCAAAGAACAAAAGAACAACTAGAGGAAGAAATAATGGAAACTGGTAAGAAAACAGCAATTGATTTAGGTATTCACGGTTTACACAGAGAAATACTTCGTTTGGTAGGTAAAATGAAATATCGCTCTTCATACGGTCAAAATCTTTTGCAGCATTCAAGAGAAACTGCAAAGCTATGTGCAGTAATGGCTACCGAACTTGGATTAAATGCAAAAACTGCTAAAAGAGCCGGCTTATTGCACGATATAGGAAAAGTGCCTGATGAAGAAATTGAAATACCTCATGCAATATACGGTATGAAATTAGCAGAACGATATAAAGAGAAACCCGAAGTTTGCAATGCAATCGGGGCACATCACGATGAAGTTGAAATGGCAAGTTTAATTTCTCCTATTGTACAAGTTTGTGATGCTATTTCAGGTGCAAGACCCGGGGCAAGAAGAGAAGTTGCTGAATCTTATATTAAACGAATTAAAAAATTAGAAACTATTGCTGCTGAAGAAGAAGGTGTTGTTAAAACCTATGCAATTCAAGCCGGAAGAGAATTACGTGTTATCGTAGGCAGCGATAAAGTTGCGGATAAAGATATTGATAAAATTTCTTTCAATATTGCTAAGCGTATTGAAGAAGAAATGACATATCCGGGGCAAGTAAAAATAACTGTTATCAGAGAAATCAGAGCTGTTCATTTTGCAAAATAA
- a CDS encoding HDIG domain-containing protein, with translation MTEDVKKLWGEELSWIKDKKLREVTAKTWELALERSVLTAEDLNTIPFTLLCGPDLKVTFMDHKVSVVHIAKDAGNQINKFYHGELPVNMDVLIAGAILADVGKLLEYVLDDNGKAVQGTYGKYLRHPFSGVSIAEECGVPAEVCHIIATHAGEGNMVKRTTEAYIVHHADFMTFLPFKERLTV, from the coding sequence ATGACAGAAGACGTAAAAAAACTTTGGGGCGAAGAACTATCTTGGATAAAAGACAAAAAACTTCGTGAGGTTACTGCTAAAACTTGGGAACTTGCTTTAGAAAGAAGTGTATTAACGGCAGAAGATTTAAACACAATACCGTTTACATTGCTTTGCGGACCTGATTTGAAAGTAACTTTTATGGATCACAAAGTTTCGGTTGTGCATATTGCAAAAGATGCCGGAAATCAAATTAACAAATTTTATCACGGAGAACTTCCGGTAAATATGGATGTTCTAATTGCAGGTGCAATTCTTGCTGATGTAGGTAAGTTGCTTGAATATGTTTTAGACGATAACGGGAAAGCAGTTCAAGGAACATACGGCAAATATTTGCGACATCCGTTTTCGGGTGTATCAATTGCAGAAGAATGCGGTGTTCCTGCGGAAGTTTGCCATATAATTGCAACACATGCAGGTGAAGGTAATATGGTAAAAAGAACTACGGAGGCATATATTGTACATCATGCTGATTTTATGACTTTTTTACCTTTTAAAGAAAGATTAACAGTTTAA